In Cloacibacterium caeni, a single window of DNA contains:
- a CDS encoding type II toxin-antitoxin system RelE/ParE family toxin, whose protein sequence is MKYKLIFRDKAVFEMEDAYEYYESKSKDLGKKFLLVLQKYFDKIEQNPKHFSCRFNEIREAYIVKFPFVILFEIHHEEIIIYSIFHTSRNPEEKM, encoded by the coding sequence ATGAAATATAAATTAATATTCAGAGATAAAGCAGTTTTTGAAATGGAAGATGCTTATGAATATTATGAATCTAAATCCAAAGATTTAGGAAAGAAATTTCTCCTTGTTCTGCAAAAATATTTTGATAAAATAGAGCAAAATCCAAAACATTTTTCATGTAGATTTAATGAAATAAGAGAAGCATACATCGTAAAATTTCCTTTTGTAATCTTATTTGAAATTCATCATGAGGAAATAATTATTTATTCCATTTTTCATACCAGTAGAAATCCAGAAGAGAAAATGTAA
- the rpsO gene encoding 30S ribosomal protein S15, protein MYLTSEKKSEIFAKHGGNAANTGSAEGQIALFTFRINHLSGHLKKNHKDYATEKSLVKLVGKRKRLLDYLKKTEISRYRAIIAELGIRK, encoded by the coding sequence ATGTACTTAACATCAGAAAAAAAATCAGAAATCTTCGCTAAACACGGAGGAAACGCTGCAAACACAGGTTCTGCAGAAGGGCAAATCGCTTTATTCACATTCAGAATTAACCATTTGTCTGGTCACTTAAAGAAAAACCACAAAGATTATGCTACTGAGAAATCTCTAGTTAAATTAGTAGGTAAAAGAAAAAGATTGTTAGATTATCTTAAGAAAACTGAAATTTCTCGTTATAGAGCAATTATTGCTGAACTAGGAATCAGAAAATAA
- a CDS encoding pyruvate decarboxylase — protein sequence MKKILFCGLAASLIIISCKNLGSTLVKLNHSIKLKHVDRIVYFDPEVYPNFEEIKEPTNNVIYSAVSDELKNYGNYKIMHINNANIKYDSVDVNMIKESCLNNGAEIAIVPKVKYFKVGLGKYVFSNQVIVSMKMYNNDGELVIENSYDTYKGSGRLLGSAENSIKIGTANVIKNMITELRSRNMTTPASE from the coding sequence ATGAAAAAAATTCTATTCTGTGGTTTAGCGGCAAGCCTTATCATCATAAGTTGCAAAAATTTAGGAAGCACCTTGGTGAAGCTTAACCATTCTATTAAGCTAAAACACGTAGATAGAATTGTCTATTTCGACCCAGAAGTTTATCCTAATTTCGAAGAAATAAAAGAACCCACCAATAATGTTATTTACAGTGCTGTTTCTGACGAATTGAAAAATTACGGCAATTACAAAATCATGCACATCAATAATGCTAATATTAAATATGACAGCGTAGATGTGAATATGATTAAAGAATCTTGCCTAAATAACGGTGCTGAAATCGCCATCGTTCCGAAGGTAAAATATTTTAAAGTGGGTCTTGGGAAATATGTTTTTTCTAATCAAGTCATTGTGAGTATGAAAATGTACAATAATGACGGCGAACTGGTGATAGAAAATTCTTATGATACTTACAAAGGAAGTGGCAGATTATTGGGCAGTGCAGAAAATTCTATAAAAATAGGCACCGCAAATGTCATCAAAAACATGATTACTGAACTAAGAAGCAGGAATATGACTACTCCTGCTTCTGAATAA
- a CDS encoding GAF domain-containing protein — translation MEIKKRLSSIIESPSHNTTEKLEKICHLLDQEFDYFNWTGFYFKNGDKEELVLGPYVGAATDHTVIPFGKGICGQVAVSNETFVVPDVWEQDNYLACSLETKAEIVVPIIKDGVNIGQIDIDSHKKDPFTDEDRALLEWLCAELAKIL, via the coding sequence ATGGAAATTAAAAAAAGACTTTCATCTATTATTGAAAGCCCAAGTCACAATACTACCGAAAAATTAGAAAAAATCTGTCATCTTCTAGACCAGGAGTTTGATTATTTTAATTGGACTGGTTTTTATTTTAAAAATGGCGATAAAGAAGAATTGGTTTTAGGGCCTTATGTTGGTGCAGCTACAGATCATACTGTGATTCCTTTTGGAAAGGGAATTTGTGGACAAGTTGCCGTATCAAACGAAACTTTTGTAGTGCCAGATGTTTGGGAACAAGATAATTATTTGGCTTGTTCGCTAGAAACCAAAGCAGAAATTGTAGTTCCTATCATTAAAGATGGTGTGAATATTGGTCAAATAGATATAGATTCTCACAAAAAAGACCCTTTTACAGATGAGGATAGAGCATTGCTAGAATGGTTGTGTGCGGAATTGGCAAAGATTTTATAA
- a CDS encoding TonB-dependent receptor: protein MSVIKQYLTPKQKALAINLDPNIYGTFAEIGAGQETVRHFFRAGAASQTIAKAMSAYDKDYSDAIYGKEEKNRYVTQNRLKKMLRHEVGLIQERLDKEENAHRKFFSFANTVTTINYQKTFLGHGWVGIMFQAQPGQEYSEIVLHVKFKENDATLQQETLGNLGVNLVYGAFHLYDNPRRLIKSLYDDISVDKIEIDMIDFQGPAFPYVDNRLMSLQLIKNSMTEAVIFNSEGKNMLPADLLYRKDVFAVRGSFRPVTLVNVDMFENGLKMFLNETEGKPEDTVILFEITVSNLKASGNLDERDFLDRVDVLAKLGYTVMISNFSEYYRLVDYFTSYNVRYTGIAMGVNNLLMVFDEDYYKHLSGGILEAFGKFFKKDMRVYLYPYKDPKTHELLTSENLKVNDNLKELYKYFKHNRRIVDIKDYNPEHSEIYSREILQKISNSELGWEEQLPDGVAAMIKERGMFGYKEDITFEEY from the coding sequence ATGTCTGTAATTAAGCAATATCTTACTCCCAAGCAAAAGGCTTTAGCCATCAATTTAGATCCTAATATATATGGAACTTTTGCGGAAATTGGTGCGGGACAAGAGACGGTTCGTCATTTCTTTAGAGCAGGAGCTGCTTCTCAAACGATTGCAAAAGCAATGTCTGCTTATGATAAGGATTACAGTGATGCTATTTATGGTAAAGAAGAAAAAAATAGATATGTAACCCAAAATAGACTAAAAAAAATGCTTCGTCATGAAGTAGGTCTTATCCAAGAGCGTTTAGATAAAGAAGAAAATGCACATCGTAAATTTTTCTCTTTTGCAAATACAGTAACTACCATTAATTATCAAAAAACCTTTTTGGGTCACGGTTGGGTAGGAATCATGTTTCAGGCGCAACCTGGTCAAGAGTACAGCGAAATTGTATTGCATGTAAAATTTAAAGAAAATGATGCTACGCTTCAGCAAGAAACGCTGGGAAATCTTGGGGTAAACTTGGTTTATGGAGCATTTCATCTATATGACAATCCTAGAAGATTAATCAAAAGTTTGTATGATGATATTTCGGTGGATAAAATTGAAATAGACATGATTGATTTTCAGGGACCTGCTTTTCCTTATGTGGATAATCGATTGATGAGTCTTCAGTTGATTAAAAATTCAATGACTGAAGCGGTAATCTTCAATTCTGAAGGGAAAAACATGCTTCCAGCGGATTTATTGTATAGAAAAGATGTTTTTGCGGTAAGAGGAAGTTTCAGACCGGTAACTTTGGTGAATGTAGATATGTTCGAAAACGGTCTTAAAATGTTCCTCAATGAAACAGAAGGAAAACCAGAAGACACCGTTATTCTTTTCGAAATTACCGTTTCTAATCTTAAAGCTTCCGGAAATCTAGACGAAAGAGATTTCTTAGATAGAGTAGATGTTTTGGCGAAATTGGGTTATACCGTGATGATTTCTAATTTCTCAGAATATTATAGATTAGTAGACTATTTCACTTCTTATAATGTAAGATATACCGGAATTGCGATGGGTGTAAATAATTTATTGATGGTTTTTGATGAAGATTATTACAAACATCTTTCTGGTGGAATTTTAGAAGCGTTCGGTAAGTTCTTCAAAAAAGATATGAGAGTATATCTGTATCCTTATAAAGATCCTAAAACGCATGAATTGCTCACATCAGAAAACTTAAAAGTGAATGACAATCTTAAAGAATTGTATAAATATTTTAAACATAACAGAAGAATTGTAGATATTAAGGATTATAATCCAGAGCATTCTGAAATTTATTCTAGAGAAATTTTGCAGAAAATTTCGAATAGTGAATTAGGCTGGGAAGAGCAATTACCAGATGGAGTGGCGGCAATGATTAAAGAAAGAGGAATGTTCGGTTACAAAGAAGATATTACATTCGAAGAATATTAA
- a CDS encoding MBL fold metallo-hydrolase: MKLKFLGTGTSQGIPVIGSTHPVCLSTNPKDKRLRSSVMITDDEGKKILIDCGPDFRQQMLTNQESNVDALLITHEHNDHIIGLDDLRPIIFQKRKDISIYCLPRVGKEIQNRFKYAFTEDKYPGAPSFEIKEIGNEPFIIENTEITPIQVIHYKLPILGYKFKNLAYITDASFISEEEQEKLKNLDVLIINCLRKDEPHVAHYILPEILELVEKLQPKTTYLTHISNRFGFHDEIEAMTPINIHPAHDGLEIEF, translated from the coding sequence ATGAAGTTGAAATTTCTAGGAACTGGTACTTCACAAGGCATTCCCGTGATTGGATCTACTCATCCTGTTTGTTTATCTACTAATCCTAAAGACAAAAGACTAAGGTCATCTGTTATGATTACGGATGATGAAGGGAAAAAGATTCTCATTGATTGTGGTCCAGATTTTCGTCAACAAATGCTCACCAACCAAGAAAGCAATGTAGACGCCTTATTAATTACACATGAACATAATGACCATATTATAGGATTGGATGATTTACGCCCAATTATTTTCCAAAAAAGAAAAGATATTTCTATTTATTGCTTACCAAGAGTAGGAAAAGAGATTCAAAATAGATTTAAGTATGCTTTTACAGAAGATAAATATCCAGGCGCTCCGAGTTTTGAAATCAAAGAAATAGGAAACGAACCATTTATTATAGAAAACACAGAGATTACTCCAATTCAAGTAATACATTATAAGTTACCAATTCTAGGTTATAAGTTCAAAAACCTTGCTTATATTACAGATGCCAGTTTCATTTCGGAAGAAGAACAAGAAAAATTGAAAAATTTAGATGTTCTTATTATTAACTGCTTAAGAAAAGATGAACCACATGTTGCTCATTATATATTACCAGAAATTCTAGAATTGGTAGAAAAACTACAACCCAAAACTACATATCTCACTCATATCAGTAATAGATTTGGCTTCCATGACGAGATAGAAGCGATGACACCTATAAACATTCATCCTGCACATGATGGGCTAGAAATAGAATTTTAA
- the queG gene encoding tRNA epoxyqueuosine(34) reductase QueG, producing the protein MNYSQLIKQKAEKFGFQSCGISKAEFLEEEAPRLETWLNKGYHGEMKYMENHFDKRLNPALLVDGAKSVISLSYNYFPKVKIDEINNFKISKYAYGEDYHEVIKDILKNMVAELQEEIGEFGFRVFVDSAPVLEKAWARKSGLGWVGKNANLITKKHGSFYFLAEIICDLELEYDLAVTDHCGSCRACIDACPTQAIVSDRIVDGSKCISYATIELKNQIPDYFNGKMDDWMFGCDVCQDVCPWNRFSAPTLQEKFAPNFQKLNFRKNEWKELTQELFSEIFKKSAVKRTKFSGLMRNISFLPKEN; encoded by the coding sequence ATGAATTATTCTCAACTGATTAAGCAAAAAGCCGAAAAATTCGGGTTTCAATCTTGTGGAATTTCTAAAGCAGAATTTCTGGAAGAGGAAGCACCACGTCTTGAAACTTGGCTTAATAAAGGCTATCACGGCGAAATGAAATACATGGAAAATCATTTTGACAAAAGGTTGAATCCTGCACTTTTGGTAGATGGTGCAAAATCAGTCATTTCGCTCTCATATAATTATTTTCCTAAAGTAAAAATAGATGAAATCAATAATTTTAAAATTTCTAAATATGCTTACGGAGAAGATTACCATGAAGTGATTAAAGATATTTTAAAAAATATGGTGGCGGAACTTCAGGAAGAGATTGGTGAGTTTGGTTTCAGGGTTTTTGTAGATTCTGCTCCTGTTTTAGAAAAAGCTTGGGCTAGAAAATCTGGTTTAGGTTGGGTAGGAAAAAATGCGAATCTGATTACCAAAAAGCATGGTTCTTTCTATTTTTTAGCCGAAATTATTTGTGATTTAGAGCTAGAGTATGATTTGGCGGTTACAGATCATTGTGGGAGTTGTAGAGCGTGTATAGATGCTTGTCCTACTCAAGCTATTGTTTCGGATAGAATTGTAGATGGCAGCAAGTGTATTTCTTATGCTACAATTGAGTTGAAAAACCAAATTCCAGATTATTTTAACGGAAAAATGGATGATTGGATGTTTGGCTGTGATGTTTGCCAAGACGTTTGTCCGTGGAACCGATTTTCTGCACCTACTTTACAAGAGAAATTTGCGCCTAATTTCCAAAAACTAAATTTTAGAAAAAACGAATGGAAGGAACTTACTCAAGAACTCTTTTCTGAAATTTTTAAAAAATCTGCGGTCAAAAGAACTAAGTTTTCTGGATTGATGCGTAATATTTCCTTTCTGCCAAAAGAAAATTGA